TACACCCTTCCCCAAGCCCGGTATTCAAGAGACTTGGTTCTTTCCACAAAGGTTTCACACAATATTTTTCTGCCTATTACTCTCTCTCCAATTCCCCCCTTCTATTCTCTCTATTTCCAAAACCTTCTCTAGCCACATGTCCCTCCTTTTCCAAGTGGTCCTTCATTGTTGTTGTGCCACTACCCCAATATTTGTTTTTCCAATGGTGGTACACTTCAACCACCCAAGGGTCTAACAGAAACCTTTGACAACAAGTCTCAACTTGTAGCTATTGATACTCCCATATGCATTATACTTCATGATGACTACCCACTTGCAGGGTAGCTTCACAATTTCCCACGTATCATTTCTTTCTAGTGCACCCATTTCTTCTTGAATTGCTACTCTCCATGTAGGATGGATATGTGCTTCCTGTTTGTTCTTTGATATCTCCGTTTTAGACAATGAAGTAGTAAATGCTTGAAATTTAAGTGACAATTTTTCATAGGAGACAAACCTTATATAGTATGCTAGGTACAAAACTTTTCCTTTTCATGAGAGCAATAGGTAGGTCCTGTTAATCTTGGGACCTTACACCACTGTTTTTGTTGTGATGTTCCTATTCAATGAGAGGCTTGACATGAAGGCTAGTTCTAGGATTAGAATCTTGACTCAGCTGAGCTTCCGTTTTTTCACTGCTTTGTgaattatttttgctttaacACACAAGCAAATCAGGTTGAAAAGAGTTAGTTTCCTTGTTTCCAAACCATTTTCATGTACTTTGAAGGCATAATAGGGCGGATGTTGACATTAGTCAGTGGTGCTAATTAAGAAGGAGATGgaaaagattttgttttttgagAGGTTTAAATTCCAAGGCTCATCTCACCTAATGACTCCTCTTGAAGATAAGACATAGGAAAATAAGGTTGTAATTCGAGAAAAGTGACATCCATTGGCACAAATACACATCAAAGAGCAGGGGAATAACATTTATACTCTCTTTCAGTTGGTGAGTATCCAatgattacaaatttaattgacTTAGGATTAAGTTTCAAACGATTTTAACTATTGACATGTACAAAGGTTGTGCATCTGAAGGTTTTAAGCAGAAGAGAAGAAATAGACCTAAAGGTAGGATAAGTTTTTTGAAGAATTGGGATTGGAGAATTGACTTTGAgaacaatttatttatgaaatacGAGGTTGTTAGAATTTGTTCACCCCATAGATATTTTGAGATGTGTATAGCAAACATTAAGGCTCTAGCAACCTCAAAGAGGtggcaatttttttattttgctacaccattttgttgaagTGTATCCGAAAAAGAACTTTGATGGATAATTCCATGGGTTGCTAAATAACCCCCTAGGATTGAATGAAAGTATTCTTTTCCATTCTCAATTCTAAACATTCAATGAAAGTTTGAAATTGGttttttatcattgaaaaaaatgtttgaagaatttttaccgcctcaaaattttctttgaggAGATAAACCCAACAAACTCCAGTATTGTCATTGGTACAGATAATGAACCGCTGTgtatttgagatatttttatGCGAGAAGCATGTCAAATATCACTATGAATAAGTGGAAAAGATGAGACTCTTCATAAGGACCCGATAGGAATTGAGAAGCAAGTATGCTTTGATAATTGACAAATTTCACTTGAGAAAGAACTAGATTTTTTATTCATGAAAAGACTTGGAAACAAATGTTTAAGTTCATAGAAATGAGAATGGCCTAACCTATGATGCCAcaacattattaaaaatagaaaaaatatctcTCTCTGCCGCTGAAGCTTGTTTCCCCACGCATACATCATCCATAAAGTAGCAGAGGTCACCATCTTCCCTTGATCGGTCGACACTTTTTGAGGGCTACCCCTAAGTTTCTAGCGACAACAAAGGACAATCAACACTTTTTGGCCATTCTAACAGTGTCTTTGCCTTTCTTGGCAACTTCTGAGCTTTTCCTATTGCATATAAACCATTTCAACAGTGTTTGTGACTTTTCCGACGAAGTTTGTGCTTTTGTGACAACTTTCAGACTTTTTTGGCAGTGTTTGTGTTTTTCCAATGGCTTGTGGACTTTTTCGACAATAGAGGGGTTACcaataatttctatttttccAAAAACTCTCAACTGGATCTCCTTAAGAAAAACAACCGGTTCTTTACTTAAAATtgtggctttgataccatgaagCTAATTTTGAGAGAATATAAAACTTGGAACCATAATCCcatacaagagaaaaaaaattaaagtccCTAATATTCTAACGAGATTCATTCTAAAACAATAAGGAaaccaaattaataatttcttctaatAATTAGAAATAGTGAACTATCCTATAtacttaaatattcaaaatatcatGTCAATATATTCTAATGAATACCTAAGATTTCTACAATAACAATAAGATAGGCAGACAACACTTCTATAGTAGACTTTGATTTTTTATGCATACCCCTTGATAGTTTCCTTTGAACCCAACACGAAAACCATGCTCATATGTTGTAGATTGACTTCCATCCCTCCTTTGTCTATGAACTGCAACTGGAAGGTTGTCAAGAATCCTGTGTATACATTGATGAGCTTTcaatgtgaaaaaaatatatatatatgtagtgaTCCGTTCACAAAATATTTGTCTTCTTGAAGAGTGATAGTAATTGCACAATATGGAAAAATCATCCATGAAATATCCATTACTTACAGATTGACCCGATATTCATCATCAATCTTTTCCCTAAAATTTTTTGTGGCTGCAGCGTCAAGTTTTATTCGACAGGCTACTTTGCAGGACGAATCCTCCCTCATCTCAAACTGCAGGAGAATTCATAAACTTAATCCTAATAAAACAAGTAAAAGCATGATGGAAACAACACAAGGTTTTCTCATCATTTCAGTTTGCGAccaaataaaactatacaatATGACAAATGTTAGAGCGACTCACTTGATATACAGAATTTTCAATCCTGTCACCACGGAGAACCTCCCCCAAATTTTCTGCACTGTTCACAATTTTCTTGGGCTTACAGTACTTCAAGAAGTAGTAGTCATATGGCAGTTGTGTCTTTGTAGATGATAACTTGTTCACTTTCACAGTAAGTGGATCTCTCTGTTCAGAAAGAGCACAACCATGAGCAATCAGCAATAATTAGTGACTGCAGTGCATAACTACAAACATAGACACAAACTGTCAAACATGCCCTTCAACATGTTCCCAAATCAAAACATACAGCTTATCAGCCCAAGTAGTACCACATATTATAAACCGTACATTGCATAAGAATGCACTAGCACTGAAATCAGTAAATTAGACCTCACTTCTATTTCTTCCCCTTTTAATTGTGCATGTATTACACTGGATCAGGCAATGCTAGCCGGTTTAAAAGTCTGTGAgctcattttttttcattcctatatattcttttcttcttggCTTGTATGAGTTTAGTTCATTTTGGCACTCGTTACTATTATCTTTTaactacaaaaacaaaatcgcATCATGAACAGTCCATCAACACCGGTCCTTAGATTATAATTGCACTATATCATCTCTTCAAAACATGAAAGCTAAAAGAGCAAAATCTAAAACAGAGAAGCACAGAACTTGGAaacaaattaagtcaaacttaaatcgTTACACTACCCTCAACAAAAAACAGTAACCAACACACAAACAAACTCAGATCCAAAACAAACCCAGAAACCATAACCCAAAACGGTCACTTATGACAACAGATCAAACACTAAAAACCCCAGATCCAACTCTCCACAACAAAATTGGAACAAAACACGAAAAGGACATCAATAAAATCACAAGACGAACGAAACCCACCAAGGAAACGAAAAGTTAAACAACAATAAAGGACTTATAACGACAAGAAACGTAAAAGAGAGAAGGGTATAGAGCGAGCTTACTCGTTGAAAATCACGAGGGGCAACACCCGGAAGATAGAAAGAGTGAGCAGAGGAGATTAAGAGGAGCGTGAAGATAAGTGTTGCCATTGTTTTCGTTGTTCCGGAGAGCTTGGGTTTCTCCATTTTTACAGAGAGAGCTGAGAAGCAAAGAAAAGATGATTTAGGGAGTGGGTTCGTCTTGGGTTTTATgtttccaaaaacaaaattgaactctcgggtatataaattgcaaactAAAATATTTGTGGAAAACatttttacattataatattgaaattattatatgataaatattaaaatatgtttttatatttaataagtatataaatattatattattatgtaattaaatattaatttattttaatttaaaattataaattatttatatattaaaattatatataaaaatacatacatataattttattaaatataattagaagagtttaagtataaattaaatattcacGCTAAGATTTGCTAAGCATGTGTTCAAAGTTTACCGATTAAGAAACCTAAAGGGTAAAGtgggaaataaataaatgctattacttattatttatagaaataatattgatttataaaattaatttgactcaaaataagaaattaatttagtGAAGTTGGACCCTTCATTTACAATTCTTAGTCTCTCTCTATATAAGAAATACTAATACCTAAAATTTCAattgcaaaattaaaattagtgataatatacacaataaataaaattaaaaatataattaattaaaatgatcaaaaccAAGACTTATAGAAATTGaccaacttttttttattgaatgaatataACCAATTTTTTACAGTTTGACAAAAATGGTTATGTATAAACAATCCTGCCATATTTGATTTCATCACACATGATTTGTTCACCAATTACAAATCTGGTGACTTCGTCTAATTTCcaacataaaaaatgattaaaaaagtttataaattgtttattatCGTGTTTAATAGCTTATAgtgtaaaatttattattttgatattgatttagAGTGATTTTAATATCGGTTTTATGTTTGAATAGACGtagaatgatttattttaaaatcaagtttgaaaatgataaatttaatgttattatatgataatggtGGAAAGAGAGGAATAAATAGCTAATTTGGAAAGTACAGGAGGTTCAGAGGCCAACATTTTCTACCATGTCAAAGGACTGTGGCAAACCAAAAAGGGGACAAGAAAATAGCAAAATTTTGGCACAAAGAAGCCTACCCCTGCAAAGCGAGATGACACTGATGACAAAGGCGATCCTACATTGGGAGGCCTTAtagttgatgaagaagaagaggaaatagACCAGGAAACTGATATggatgaagaagagaaaggggaagaatttgatgatgatgactAAATAGATGATCTTGGAAATTAGAAGAAGGGCATAGATTCTTTGGAGTTATGCAAGTTGAAACATAATAGGTAGCATGGTCATCAAAATGTAACAAGTAATATGCATGAAGAATAGAATCAGCATTGCTTTGAGATCACGAAATGCCTGAACTGGCATGAAAGCTAACTGATCATAAAAGCAACAGTTTGCTTGAGCCATCAAGTGAAGAATATGTTGGCTCTTTATGATCTTCAATACAAAAACTGAATGAAAGGTAGAATTATCACAACACAAACACACATCAAACATTCCAACTTTCCATTTACATTTGAAATTTAATCTTTAGTATGGCTGATACAATTGCTGCTGCTGTCTTCGAGAAACTGGCTTCACTCCTTCAGCAGCAAATAGTCGAAGGGTGGACAGTGCTTGGAGGAGTTGATGAATCTGTCGAAAAGCTCAACAGAGAATTCCAGGCCATCAGAGCAGTGCTCGACGATGTGGGGATGCCGGAGTGCATACCGGGCAATGTTCTGAGATATCAGCTGCAAAAGCTTAGAGAAATATCCTATGACATAGAAGATGTGTTAGATGAGTGGAGCACAGGGATGCAAAAATTGCAAATGCGGGAAGCTGAGGTATTTCCCCTCAACCTTGTTTCTGATTTTCTTTTGAGAAATGCTCTACGTTATGCTGTTTTTTCCAagatagaaaacataaataaagagCTAGATGATGTTGCTTTAGCAAGAGATAGGTCGAATTTTACGATGATGAATGGCCAACAAAGACCAGAAAGATACATATCTTTCCCTTTTATCGATGTATTAGAGGTTCATGGAAGAGACCGAGAGCGTTGTATGATAGTAAATTTATTGTTGAGTGAGAGTAGTCAAGTAGAAATATCTTTACCATTTCCATAGTAGGGGCAGAAGGATTTGGAAAGACAACTCTTGTTCGATCCGTTTTTAATGATATGGTTGTAAAAAGTCAATTTGAGAAACAAATATGGGTATGTGTCACACATTTATTCAGTGAGATTAAGATTGCTACAGCAATCCTTGAATCTCTTATTGGTGTTGCAACAATTCTAGATGAATTTAACACTATTTTGCATCACATATGTCATTTTGTAAAAGGAAAGAACTTCCTTCTTGTCTTAGATGATGTGGGGTTTGAAGATACAAAATGTTGGGAACTTTTGAAGGAAGTTCTTAACTATGGTTCCCAAGGAAGTAGAATTTTGGTGACCACATGTAATGGAAATGTTGCAAACAGTCTGGGAACCTCAAACATCATCACACTAGGGAAGTTGCCAAGGGAGGGATGTTGGTCATTGTTTAGTCAACTAGCTTTTTTTGGAAGGAACAATGAAGAGTGTGAAATACTAGAAGATATCGGTAGAAAAATTGTGGGCAAGTGTAAGGGTTTCCCTTTTGCTCTAAAGATTTTGGGAAGTTTCTTGTGCTTCAAAAGTAGAATTGCAGATTGGAAAGCAGTCTTAGATAGTCAGATATGGGATTTAGAAGAGGAAGAATTAGAGGTTTTCAAGCCTTTATTATTGAGCTACTATGATTTATATCCAACAATGAGAAAAAGCCTCTCATATTGTGCCATTTTTCCAAAAGGCCGTGAGATAGAGAAAGATAGGTTGATTAAATTGTGGATGGCCCAAAACTATCTTTTGACGGATCAAAGTACAGATGTGGAATCAGTTGGTGAAAAGTACTTTAAAAGCTTATCAATGCGCTCGTTTTTCCAAGATTTCAGGAAGGATCATTCTGATGGAAGAGTAATAGCATTCAAAATGCACAATTTAGTGCATGAATTTGCTCAGCGTCTTTCAAAGAGTGAATGTTTTTCTATAGAAGTTGATAGCCCTCAAGTGTCCAGATTAGAGTCTTATGACAAAGCTCGACATTCAATGATAATACTAGAGAAAAAAGGTTCATTTCCTATTTCTATCTGTAATGGACGAAAGTTAAGTAGCCTAATGGTTGAGTGCAGAGGTAGTTTTATGATTGGATCtgttttatcaaaattgttGGAAGAGCTCACATGTCTAAGGTCATTAGATTTGAGTAAGCCCCCTGGTTGTCGGGAAAATCCTGTGAAAGAGCTTCCAGGAGGAATAAAAAGGCTGATACATCTCAGATACCTGAACTTGTCTAATAACAGAAAGATAAAGGTATTGCCTGAGATGCTGTGTGATTTATTTAATCTTCAAACCTTGGACATTACCTCTTGTAGTAATCTCCAAAAGTTACCTCAAGGGATGGGGAAGTTAACCAACTTGAGGCATTTAATGAACAGTGGAACTCATTCACTAAGTTATATGCCAAAAGGAATTGAGCGATTAACTTGTCTTCGAACATTAAAGGGATTTGTTGTGGGCAGTGGTGGCCATGGTAATAAGGAATGTAGCCTTAAGCATCTGAAAAACTTGATTCATCTTCAAGGGTCTTTCTTCTTAAGAGGATTGGGAAATGTGGTAGATGATAGTGGGGCTAAGAGAGTAGAACTTCAGAATAAGAGTAACCTTGTTCGGTTGGATCTAAAATTCAATGGGAGGAAGAATAAGTGTGATAAATCAGTTCTTGAAGCATTACAGCCACCTCCAGGATTGCAGAGTTTGGGGATATATGATTATAAAAGCAAAACTGTGTTTCCAAGTTGGATGATGGCTTTAACCAAGCTGAGCATTTTAAGATTGGATCGTTGCATTCATTGTGAGCATTTGCCTCCTCTGGGAAAGTTGTCATCCCTTGAATCACTCTTCATATGGAATATGAGTGTTGTGAAAGGAGTTGGCAATGAATTTTTGGGAATAGAAAGTGAAGGCACATCATCAGCCGTTGCCTTCCCAAAACTGAAATCTCTGGACTTCTGGATGCTGGAAGAATGGGAACAGTGGGATTATGAGATTGCGAGGCGAGAAGAAATAGATGTTTCAATCATGCCTTGTCTTCGCTACTTGACAATTCGATCCTGCAACAAATTAAAGGATTTTCCAGACCACCTCTTTCAGACTACAACACTGAAAGAGTTGCGGATTTATGACTGCCATAAACTACAAAATCGTTACAGAAAAGAGACAGGAGATGATTGGCCCCAGATTCCTGATGTCACAGTGGAGGATAAATTCATGCCATATCTTTCACAGTCAAACCTCAGGGTTAGTCTTTATTACTCTTAAAACAAATAACAATCACAATTTTCCCTTGTGTTTTCTTTAATGGCTTCTTCTTTTGCAGTGATGGCAGAACCATATCTTTCTGCTGTAGAAGATAATGAGTGGATGTTCATCTGTGAGGTAATGTCTACTTATGCATAAAATGGATGAGAAGCTGGTGTATGTGGGTAGATTTTGATTATGCTTCTTGTTTTTCATTAATGTCTTTGAAATTTCTTTTGATCATCTCCTTATCAGTGTTGGAGAAGAGAGGTaatttatataagggaaaaacttatatttttttgatttttcgttacaaatacaaaataactagagtatttataggtacaaagataacttttaaaatcttaaatacatGAACCTAATATTGAACTTGTACATTAGTCGTTAACaccctaacattgaacttgtgctACTAATATTGAACTTgtgtatgaacatgaacttgAACTTGTACATGAATCATGTATGAACATGAATTTATGCTATGAACAttgaactttgaataaaaaaaaccaaacgttttta
Above is a genomic segment from Mangifera indica cultivar Alphonso chromosome 3, CATAS_Mindica_2.1, whole genome shotgun sequence containing:
- the LOC123211197 gene encoding disease resistance protein RGA2-like, whose amino-acid sequence is MVVKSQFEKQIWVCVTHLFSEIKIATAILESLIGVATILDEFNTILHHICHFVKGKNFLLVLDDVGFEDTKCWELLKEVLNYGSQGSRILVTTCNGNVANSLGTSNIITLGKLPREGCWSLFSQLAFFGRNNEECEILEDIGRKIVGKCKGFPFALKILGSFLCFKSRIADWKAVLDSQIWDLEEEELEVFKPLLLSYYDLYPTMRKSLSYCAIFPKGREIEKDRLIKLWMAQNYLLTDQSTDVESVGEKYFKSLSMRSFFQDFRKDHSDGRVIAFKMHNLVHEFAQRLSKSECFSIEVDSPQVSRLESYDKARHSMIILEKKGSFPISICNGRKLSSLMVECRGSFMIGSVLSKLLEELTCLRSLDLSKPPGCRENPVKELPGGIKRLIHLRYLNLSNNRKIKVLPEMLCDLFNLQTLDITSCSNLQKLPQGMGKLTNLRHLMNSGTHSLSYMPKGIERLTCLRTLKGFVVGSGGHGNKECSLKHLKNLIHLQGSFFLRGLGNVVDDSGAKRVELQNKSNLVRLDLKFNGRKNKCDKSVLEALQPPPGLQSLGIYDYKSKTVFPSWMMALTKLSILRLDRCIHCEHLPPLGKLSSLESLFIWNMSVVKGVGNEFLGIESEGTSSAVAFPKLKSLDFWMLEEWEQWDYEIARREEIDVSIMPCLRYLTIRSCNKLKDFPDHLFQTTTLKELRIYDCHKLQNRYRKETGDDWPQIPDVTVEDKFMPYLSQSNLR
- the LOC123211016 gene encoding uncharacterized protein LOC123211016, producing the protein MADTIAAAVFEKLASLLQQQIVEGWTVLGGVDESVEKLNREFQAIRAVLDDVGMPECIPGNVLRYQLQKLREISYDIEDVLDEWSTGMQKLQMREAEVFPLNLVSDFLLRNALRYAVFSKIENINKELDDVALARDRSNFTMMNGQQRPERYISFPFIDVLEVHGRDRERCMIVNLLLSESSQVEISLPFP